The genome window TGGAAATCATGGTGGTCATCTGAAATGACATTAGCATTCCGCTGGCGGCCGCCTGAATTAACCGTGCAAGAAGGAGCGAATAGAAGTTAGTCGCTAGGCAGCCAATCGTTGTTCCGATAATAAAGGCTCCAATCGTCCACAGGAAGACGTGCCGGTTGGTAAACTTATCGTACATGTTGGATGAAAGTGGCGTAACAATTCCGATGATTAGGGTGTAACCGGTGGTCAGCCACTGGACAGCGTTCAGTGAAACGTGGAGTTCATGCTCAATTACCGGTAGGGCAGTTACCATCATCGTTTGGCTAGCGAGACTAACGAAAGCTGATAGCAAGAGAATCGCGGTGATTAACCGTCGTGTTCGCGGGGTAATGGTGGTTGGTGATTGTGACACAGTTGCAAGTTCCTTTCTGGTGTTAAATTACCCCTCCAACTTTACCACTGCTATTTTGACATTTCTAATGGAAATTATATCTTGAGCTGTTCAGGCCATTATCTGGTATCATATTCAATGACGAGAAAAAGGAGGAATCACGGCTTGAGAACACGAATTGCAGTTTTTTCTGATGTCCATGGAAACTTCAGTGCTTTTGAGGCGATGTATCAAGACAGCCTAAAACAAAGTGTTGACCAGTACTGGTTTATCGGCGACCTCTTGATGCCAGGCCCCAGTGTACTCAAGGTTTGGAACCTATTTGAAAAAATCGCTCCCCAAGTGGTTGTCCGGGGCAATTGGGACGACCTGGTTGTGCGGGGTGCCCGGGGACTGATGGATACTGAGAAGCCTTCCCACGTCTACTTTGCCCGGCTGGCCCAATATGTTGCGCAGCACGGCTCAACGGACCTGATTGATAGTTTAGCCAGTTGGCCCTTGCACGTGATGAAACAGGTGGGGCCGTTAAACTTTGGTATTTCCCATAACCTGCCGAAACTGAATATGGGCCAGGACCTCTTCCCCACGAAACCAACTGCAAACTTCGATCGTCTTGTCAACGTTGAGAGTGAGCAGCCGGTGGATGTTGCTGTCTATGCGCATGTTCACCATCAACTGCTGCGGTATGC of Limosilactobacillus oris contains these proteins:
- a CDS encoding metallophosphoesterase family protein codes for the protein MRTRIAVFSDVHGNFSAFEAMYQDSLKQSVDQYWFIGDLLMPGPSVLKVWNLFEKIAPQVVVRGNWDDLVVRGARGLMDTEKPSHVYFARLAQYVAQHGSTDLIDSLASWPLHVMKQVGPLNFGISHNLPKLNMGQDLFPTKPTANFDRLVNVESEQPVDVAVYAHVHHQLLRYADDERIILNPGAVGEPFNHWPGLQRDLRAHYLILEVDGQGLAETSFRHVGYDRMVESTRAHSDALPYAELYQRMMKTGLAYTHDDELLRQFNNRYHYADEYRQFAAQKLR